The Avibacterium sp. 20-132 genome segment TACAAATAAAGGTCAATTTATTTATGAAAACAGAACCCACTTTCCAACAGGTTCGTAAGATCAAACCAACACACCTTAGCATATCAGGTTTACTCCCTTTTAAAGATGGAGTAGGAATACCTTACGAATCTACGCTTGAGCGTGATTTCTTATTCTATTTTATTTATATGCCTGCGGTAGAAGAAATTATTTCTCAACCTGCTAGCATTTTGTTTGTGAAAATGGTATGACTTATCCTTACACACCTGACTTCTTCATTCGTTTCAATGATGGGCGACCATCACTTTTGATTGAAGTAAAACCGAAATCAAAATGGCAAGAACATTGGCATGACTGGAAAGAAAAATGGAAAGCGGCAATGGCATTCAGCAAAAAGAACGAGTGTATTTTTCACGTTTACGATGAAGATAGAATTCGTCACCTTGAGTTATTTAACATTAATGCAGTGCAACGTTATAAGCGATTGCAATGCGATTCTGAAGATATTGAAGCAATACTTACTCAAGTTAAGTTACCGGCAGTACCACGATAGATTTTCTGCTCTCTCGCCTTTTTACAGGTTCACTTTATCGAATCAAAGGATTACAGATTATCTATCACTTATTGGCAACCAAGTAACTGACTTGCAATTGGTTTGAACCATTATCTGAATTTACCGAAGTTTGGGGTATTCAAATGACTAAAGGGTTTATTCATCCTCGCTATCACGGTCGATTAGAACGTGGTCATATCATTTTGCAAAAAGGCAACGTTTATGTAAATCGTGAAGATGGCGAACAATATGAGTTGATTGAGTATTTAGATGAAGATGCGCAAGTAATGACCCGAAATCTTCATACTCGCCAAAGTAATCCCAAAGGCAAAGCCATCAGAGCCATAACTGACCGCTACACTTGCATTAAACCCACTGGATTTATTTTTGCTACGTTCTTGGTGGGTTTGTTTGGCGGCAAGTAAATTAATTTCTATATTTCAGATTTTCTATACAAGTTTTAGTATTATCTCCATCTTGAGCTAAACACCATTTTAAAGGAGGTCTAAAACGATAGCCTAAATCATAAAAACATTGCCTATTTAATCTACTAATTTTACTCATAAGATTATTATACTCTTCATATTCATCATTATAATTATTTATCATATCTATTGGATTTTCTTTAAATTTATTTTCTAAATAAGAAAATCTTTTCGATTCATTTTTATCTAAGGCAATTTCTTTTGATTTGTTATAACAAACATAAGCTTCTTGATAAGAAATTTTTACGCTGTTTTTAATCCAATAAGTAGATGGTGGAGGAGAACCATTTGCCAAGTAACATCCAGATAGTATTAAAATTGATAGTAAATTAATTTTTTTCATTATTTACTTCCTATATGCTTACTTTCATTAAATTCTATAATGTTTGTTTTAGGACCAATTTCCCCCCAAATTTTTATCACCAATATGACTCGTTCGCCATGTGGTTTCATCGCCATTGCCGTAACCTTTGCCGTAGTTACCGCCTGCGGTAATCCCAAAGGCAAAGCCATCTGAGCCATAACTCACCGCTACACCTGCATTAAACCCACTGGATTTATTTTTGCTACGTTCTTGGTGGGGTTGTTTGGCGGCAAGTAAATTAATTTCTATATTTCAGATTTTCTATACAAGTTTTAGTATTATCTCCATCTTGAGCTAAACACCATTTTAAAGGTGGTCTAAACCGATAGCCAATATCGTATAGGCATTGATCAACTAAAGCATTTTTTTTCTATAAAGCTCCATAAACTCACCATCTTCTCTTTTATCAGAAGTTGAATTATAAAATTTATTTTCCAAATAGAAATAATGATTTCCCATTTGTGTTTTTGAAAAATCATCACAACTTTTAAAATATTTATATGGTATTTTTTCTCCATCTTTAACCCAGTAATTGAGTGGGTCAGGAGACCCGTTAGCTAAATAGCATCCGGATAATAACAAAGAAAACAAAAAGATAGTTTTTTTCATTACTTTTTATCCTCTTCATTATTAAGAAAAATTTCCCCATTAAAATTTATACGTTTTATTTGGGGCCCTACTTTCTCCCAAATATTTTTCTGATAATTTATTATTTCTTCAGATTTTTGGGGAGAAATAAATTTTATTGACTCCTTATCCCGGTAATATGCCTTAGTATGATGCCCCGTTAACATACCCCAAAGTGGAATCCCTGTACTATTATTTGCTGTAGTATTTGTATTCCCTATCCCAATACTTAGACTCCCTGGCACAAATGGTAAATTAATTCCCGTGGCAACAATATCTCTCGGTGCAGAAGCATATTCCACACTTCCATCTCTGAATAAACCTGCTGCCGTTTCAGTATAGCCTTTATCATATAAACCACCTGATAGAGTAGCACCTAAAGTATTATTCGTTATTGGATAAGAGGTTCCTACGACATACGCATTTAATGTTGTATTTTTGAAAGACATTCCTTCATGCTTCGCCCAATTCATGGCATTTTTTGTACTTGAAGCGCCTAAACTATGATTGACAGAAAATAAATCTACTTGATTCGTTGGGTTCTGACGATTATATTCCTCTAATAATCCCCAAATTTTAACTTGGTCTCGACTTGCATTTGATGCACCAAAAATACTTGGCATATCCAATCCTCCTCTTACTCGTTCAAATACAGTATAAACTAATTCTGCTGGAAATGAAGAATAGGGTTTTCTCACAATTAAAGCATCATTATTTAAATATTCCTTTCCGCCATATTGAATTGCACCTATTGTTCTATCCTCATCAGACATGTTCATTATACCGTGAACATAAAGACGAGCTAATAACTCTGCTTCCTCTTTAGTTTCTGGTACAGTGAGCTGATTAACATTCACTTCGGATATATTAATGCATTCAATGTTTTGGCAATTCTCTTCTTTTTTATGTTTTATATAGATATTTTGCTCATTTTTCTCTATTCGATAGTAGATTTCATCACCTTGATTATTTACATTATTGACAAACTCTGTTGCTGTATTTAAATCTCGCTCTAAATCTGAGCGAATAGTTTCAACATCGGCTTTTTCAACACCTTGATGAAGGTTGATTCTAGGAAGGTTTTGTAAACTTTCTTCAATGGTTTTTCCTGTTAGTTTTTGTTGCGCATCACGATTGCGAATGGTGAGATTAGTGGTATTGATTGAACTGGTTGTTATACCCGTTTCACTTCCTTTATCTTTCACTTGACCTAACAGTGCAGAGGTAATGCCTTTGGTGATTCCCCAATTTCCTTGGCTTCCAACACCTGCGATACCGCTATATTCCACTTTCGCAGAACCATCTTGAGCATTTTGCCCAATTTGTCGAAGTTTCATCCCACCAATTTCTTTTGGTGAATCACCACCACTAATGGTTACACCACCGCTTAAACCAAAACCTTTTGCTGAATAATTGCTATAGTTTTGAATATCAGAATAGGAGAGTGTGCCTGTTTCAAAACGGTTTTTACCCTCTGTTTCCGCTTGTGCG includes the following:
- a CDS encoding hemagglutinin repeat-containing protein, whose protein sequence is MEINLLAAKQTHQERSKNKSSGFNASVAVSYGSDGFAFGITLASMKISGHYLRIFI